ACGCGTCCTCGATGGTTGGGCAACCCATGGGGACGCTGTAGTCGGCGGACTGGCCGGCGGGCGGGTTGGGTCGCGGGCAGGGCGTCTTGTCGGTGCGGCTTGCCGGGAACGCCTTGGCGTTGGTCAGGTTCCACGCCAGGCCCTTGTCGCCCTCGTAACCCGACGTGTTGACCGCCGTGCCAATGCCGGCGAGGGCGGCGAGGACGAACAGGATGATGCCGGCTGTCTTCATGTGTCCCTCCGAGGTAGCTGTGCCCCTGCTGGGCGCTGGGAAGCTCGTGCTACCAGAGGTTACAGGGCGGGGGCCGGCGCTGATGGGAAGTCGGTCGCGTTGGGGCCGGCCAGGCGGACACGGCCGCCGCGCCGGGCTTCCGTCGTATCTTGAGGCGCGCGACCGACCGGCCGGTCGGACGTCGCTCGTTCTCGCCGGAGGGGGTCCACGTGTTGCGCGAGGCGCTGCTCGGCAGGGTGGCTTTCGTCGGCTACTACCTGGTCATGGTCGCGGTGCTGTTCGCGGCACGGCGCCTGTTCGGGCTATCGGGCGAACTCTTCCGCAAGCTGTTCCACATTAGCGTGGCCGCGTCGGTGTTCGTGCTCCTGCACGCGTTCCAGACCTGGTACCTCGCCGCCCTGGCCGCGGTCGGGTTCGGGACGGTCGTCTACGGCGTGATGTTCTTCCTCGAGAGGTACCCGGGCGTCATGCGCGCGTTGGAGGAACGGCGCCCAGGCGAGATCCGCTCGAGCCTGGCGGTCATGTTCTTCACCATCGCCGCGCTCATCGCGCTCGGTTGGGGCTGGCTCGGCCCCGGCTCGAAGTACATGGTGATCGTTCCCGTCATGGCTTGGGGCTTCGGCGACGCGGCGGCCGCGCTCGTCGGCAAGCGCTGGGGCAGGCGGCGCCTGCGCGGCCGCTGGCTCGACGGTAAGAAGACGGCGGAGGGGACGTTGGCCATGGTCGCCTTCGCGACCGCGGCGGCGTTCCTCACGCTCCTGGGCTACACGGGGTGGCCGTGGCACGTCTGCCTCGCCGTCGCGGTGCTCGTGGCGCCGGTTGCCGCCCTTACCGAGCTCGTCACCCGCAACGGGATGGACACGATCACCGTGCCGTTCGCGACCTTCGCCTGGCTCCTCGTCGTCACGCGGCTCTTCGCGCTCGCGGGCGTGGTGTGAGGGGCGGTCGCGGCGGCGGCCGGCAACGCCGGTCGCGGCGGGGACGGGTCGCGGCCGACCACGCGACCGAGAGCGAGCGGACGCTGCTAGTGGCGTGGCTGCTGAGCGCGCCCGGGCCGGTCGTGACCGCCATCGCGGTCGCCATGAGCTCGTCGGCCACGCAGATCGCCGACGCCATCCGGCGCACGGTCGAGTTCGCGGCGCTCGTGACCGGTTGGTGGGTGTTCAGGGCGCGCAAGGGGGTCCCGGACGAGCAGGCCCGCCGGCGTCTCGAGCGGCGGGCGGAGACGAGCGTCAGCGTCGCGCTTGCCTGCTCCGGGTTGGCGATGCTGGCCGTCGGGGGGTACCGCTTCTTCGAGTACGAGCCGGGCGGGAACGTGACCGTCGGCCTGCTGGTGGCGTTCCTCGGCGCCGGCGTCAACGCGGGCTTCTGGCTCAGGTACACGCGCCTGCTGCGCGTGGCGGGCGACGCGGTGATCGCGGCGCAGCGCCGCCTGTACCGCGCCAAGACGTTCGTCGACCTGGTCGTCACGGCGGCCCTGCTCAGCGTGGCGTTGATCCCGACGCATCCTGCCACGCACTACGTCGATACCTTGGGTTCGGTCGTCGTCGCGGGCTACCTCCTGCAGCAGGCGCTCGGCTCCAGGCGGGCCGGGGCGGCGCGGTTGCGCGTCGGGCGCGGGTAGACTGCGCGCACGCCCGCGCCGAGACGCGCCGGCGGGGCGGGAGGAGCGTTCGTGGGTCGGCTGTTGGCTCTCTTGGCGCTGGTGCTCGGGTGGTTGGTCCTCTCGCGGTGGTGGAGCGGGCGGAACGGCCCGGCGCGGGGCCCGTCCGGGATGGGGAGGGCGGGCGCGGACGCTTCGGCCGCGTTGAACGAGGCCTACCGGCGCGGGCTCGCCGACGGCGAGCGAGCGGTCCGGGCGGGACTCGAGGCGCAGCGAGCCGCGGAGCAGCGCGCGGCCAACCAGGCCGGCTACCGCGCCGGCGCGGCAGCGACGACGGTTGGGACCGCCGGAGTGGCGGGCGGTGGGGGCCGGCCCGCGTCCGGCAGGCCCACCTCGAGGGCGGAGGCGCTGGCCATCCTCGGCCTGCCGGGCGACGCGACCGCGGCGGCGGTGGAGGAGCGTTACCGCGAGCTGCGCGCCGCCGGTCACCCTGACGCCGTGCGTTCCAAGCGGCTGCCTGCCGCGGTGGTCGCGTTCGCGGAGGAGCACTTCAAGCTGGTGGGGGAGGCGTACGACCTGCTGCGGCGCTAGCGGCCCCGCACCCTGGCCGAGTCCCGCTCGACCATCAGGCTCGTGCCGTCGACGGCCTCGAAGTCGGCGCCGGTGATGGCCTTGAGGTCCCGCAGGGCGGCGTTGTCCCAGCGCTCGTCGGGCGCGCCGGAGATGAACCAGCTCGAGCCGTTGTCGGCGAGGATCACGCCGTAACGTTGCATGGCGGTGACTATGACCTGGGCCTCCGGCGCCATGCCGGTGGCGTCGAAGTCGGCCCGGAGCCGGAAGCGTTGCCCCATGGGCGGGTAGTCGGGGTCGGTGGAGCTCGAGGCGTCGTGGCGCGCGGGCCACACGTGAGCCCGGCGCGTGCGTGGCGCCGTGAACCTGATGGCGTGGTGGATGGCTCCCGCCGCCACCTCGTCGTAGCGCACCAGGCCGGGGAGGATGGGCAGTCCGGCGGCGTCGGCCGACGTCCAGCCGTCGGGTCTCAGGTCGTTGCTCGTGAGGTCGAAGACCGCTCCCGAGCCGGCGGCCCAGGCCCCGCTCGCCGTGAGCTCGGCGTCGTAGAGCTCGTAGAGCACGCAGTCGGTGGTGTCCACCACCAGCACGTGCCGGTCCCCGCCCGCGGCGACGCCACCGATGGGCGCGCCCTCGATGGGCGCGTCGGCGGGGATAGGGTAGGGTCCAGGGTCAGACTCGGTCGGGTAGTAGAACGTCACCGCCACGCGCCGCTGCCCGGCGCCAACGGCCACCCAGGGGATCCCGATGGGCGCCCCGTCCCACGTGCCGGAGCCGAAGTCCGGGTGCAGCGTTGCCGTCCGGCCTATGGCCGCGACGTACGCCGCCGATTCCGGCAGCACGCTCAGGTGGTCCACCCTGCTGTTCCACACGTTGTCGGCCGGGAAGACGGTGCAGTCGCCCAGCCGGGGCGGCGGGTCGGCGGCCTGCGCCCCGCCGGGCAGCGCGGCGCAGGCGCCGAGCAGCGTCGCTGTCAGGATGGCGGGGCCGAGGGCGGCTAGCGGCCTAACGTCTGGTCGCGGCATGGGGCGATCATGGCGCCGCGGTCACGGGTGTGGATGTGCGAATCCTCCCTAGCGGTGAGGGGCCGAACGCCGGAGGCTTAGACTTGTCGCCGATGGACGGCCTCCTCGACCTATTCGTCCGCCTCGCCGGCCCCAACCCCATCTGGCAGGGCCTGTGGGGCGGGGTGATCATCACCACCTTCAACCTGGTGGGAGCGCTGCTGGTGCTCGTGTGGCGCCACCCCACGCGTCGCGCCCTCGACGGCGCGCTCGGGTTCGCCGCGGGCGTGATGCTGTCCGCCAGCTTCACCAGCTTGATCCTCCCCGGCGTGGAGATCGGGGGGCTACTGCCGGTGGTGATCGGCATGTCGCTCGGCGTGGTGGTGCTGGACAGCGCCGACGCCTGGGTGCCGCACGTGCACGTGCTGGTGACGGGAAGGCGGCGCCCCGACGCCGCGCAGGAGGCCGGGGCCGACGCCCCGCGGCGCAGCGGCATGTCGGGCGTGCTCCTCTTCATCGTGGCCATCACCCTCCACAACATGCCCGAGGGGCTCGCCGTCGGGGTCGGGTTCGGTGGTGGCAACCTGAGCGACGCCCTCGCCCTGATGTTCGCCATCGGCATCCAGAACGTGCCGGAGGGGCTCGCCGTCGCGGTCGCCGCCCGCAACGCCGGCATGGGTAGCCTCTGGTACGCCGCGTTCACCGGTATCAGGGCGGGCGTGGTCGAGATCCCGCTGGCGCTCGTAGGCGCGTGGGCCGTGCACGTGATGGCCCCGATCCTCCCGTACGCCATGGGCTTCGCGGCCGGCGCCATGCTGTTCGTCATCCTCGACGAGATCGTGCCCGAGACGCACGGTCACGGGCACGAGCGCATCGCGACCCTCGGGACGATGTTCGGTGTCGTCATCATGCTCGTCCTCGACGTCGCCCTGGGCTGACCCAGGGCGGCTCCTGGTGCACCCCGGTCAGGCACGCGCGGGCCGAGCGTCCGGTACACAGTGCCTCCTGAGCCGGGCGCACGCCCGCTTGGGACTAGCCTGAGGTGATGCGGGCCGAGCGCCCGCGAGAGGAGCGCGCATGAACCCCAAGATCGTCGAGCTGTTGGGCGCCGAGGCCGACGCCCTCCTGGCGTACGAGGCGCGCGGCATCGACAAGAGCCGCCTCCACCTGCCGGGGCCTGACTTCGTGACCCGCGTGTTCGGCCAGTCCGACCGCAGCCCACGGGTGCTGAGGAGCCTGCAGACGCTGTACGACCACGGCAGGCTGGCGGGCACCGGTTACATGTCGATACTGCCCGTCGACCAGGGCGTCGAGCACTCCGCCGGCGCCTCGTTCTCCAAGAACCCCGACTACTTCGACCCCGAGAAGATCGTGGAGCTGGCCGTCGAGGGCGGCTGCAACGCCGTGGCCTCCACCTTCGGCGTGCTCGGCTTGGTGGCCCGCAAGTACGCCCACCGCATCCCGTTCATCGTGAAGCTCAACCACAACGAGCTCCTCACCTACCCGATGAAGTACGGCCAGGTCATGTTCGGTACCGTTGACGAGGCGTACGACCTGGGCGCCGTGGCCGTCGGGGCGACCATCTACTTCGGTGGCGCGGATTCCGACAGGGAGATCGTCGAGGTCGCCGAGGCGTTCGCCTACGCGCACGAGCTGGGGTTGGCGACGGTGCTGTGGTGCTACACGCGCAACGACGCCTTCAAGGTCGGGGGCGTCGACTACCACGCCTCCGCCGACCTTACCGGCCAGGCCAACCACCTGGGCGTGACGATAGAGGCCGACATCGTCAAGCAGAAGCTGCCCGACGTGAACGGCGGGTTCAAGGCCGTCGGTTTCGGGCGCACCGACCCGCGCATGTACGGCGAGCTCGTGCCGGACGCGCACCCCATCGAGATGGTCAGGTGGCAGGTCGCCAACTCGTACATGGGCAGGATCGGCCTGATCAACTCGGGTGGGGCCTCCGGCGCGGATGATTTCGCCGAGGCCGTGCGGACCGCGGTGTTGAACAAGCGTGCCGGCGGCACCGGCCTCATCACTGGCCGCAAGGCGTTCCAGCGGCCCATGGCCGAGGGGGTGAAGCTCCTGAACCTCATCCAGGACGTCTACCTGGACGAGGACGTCACCGTCGCCTGAGGCCGCGCCTCCGGCGTGGGTCGAGACCCCCGCCGGCGCCCGGTCGAGCGAGGCGCCGTTCGACATGGAAGTGGCCCACGCGGGGGGTCGTGGGCCGATAGGCAGTGTATCAGTCGACTTGCACACTTGTGAAGGGGGCGCCGCCGGTCGGGGATCGGCGGCGACCGCGTCGCGGCGCAGCACGACGTCGGTCGTCAGCTCCTCGCCCCTCTTCAGGATGCTGAACGGTGCCGGCCCGAGGGGCGCGAACGTGAGGCGCAGCTCGAACGCCGCGTCCTCCGTGCCCGGGAGGGCCTGGAACGTGAGGGCGTGCCCGCCGACCGGCACCGCCACGCGGCGCGGCAGGAACAGCGCGCCCACCATCAACGGCTCGTCGACGCGGAACGGCACCCGCACCGCCCAGAGCGCCGCGGGGTCGAGCCGCGCGCTTGGCGCCACCTCGACCCTCACCAGGCAGTCGCCGTCGTGGTCCGGCACGCCGAAGACCACGTGGCCATCCGACCAGGCGAACCCCTGGGCGACGTGGTCGTCCGTCCACAGGAGCCCGAGGGTAGCCTTGCACTCGTTGCTAACCAGGAGTTGGCCGTAGTCGATCGTGATGGGGAACTCCGCCGGCACGGTTCCGGACCCGGCGGCGTCCCCTCCGGCGGACCGACCGCGATCATCCACGGTCGCCGACCTCGCCAGCGCCGCGCGCGCGGCCGTGCCACTCGCCGCCCCGGCCATCGGCCCCGGCCGATGCGGGTGAGACGAACGGCGCTTCGTGCGAAGCGCCGTTGCTGCCTTCGGTCCTCTTGGTGGAGCCGAGGGGATTCGAACCCCTGACCTCTTGAGTGCGATTCAAGCGCGCTCCCAACTGCGCCACGGCCCCGAGCAAGCGGTAGTCTACGTGCTCCGCCGGTGGGGTGTCAAACGACCCCGCGACGGCCGGAACGCCGTCGCTAGCTCGCCTGGTGGGCGCTAGGATGAACGGCCATGGGGCTGTCACCACGCGTAAAGTACCGCAACTTCGTGCTCGGCGTGGCCAACGGCGTGTTCGTGAACGTGGGCGACGCCTTCCTCCACTCCGGCCTCGTGCTGGCACCGTTCCTGGCGGCCCTCGGGGCGGCGCCCGTGATCATCGGACTGGTGCCCGCCATCAAGGTGGGCGGTTGGTACCTGCCGCAGCTCCTCGTCGCCAGCCGCATCTCCCACGAGCCGATGAAGCTGCGCTTCTATCACTTCACCTCCACCGTCCGGTCCGTGGCCCTGCTGGCCATGACGCTGGCCGTGTTCTTCGTCGGGGCCAGGCAGCCCTCGCTGGTCGTCCTCATCGTCCTCGTGATGCTGACGGTCAACGCCATCGCGGGCGGGGTCGGGGGCGTGCCGTTCGCCGACGTCACGGCGAAGATCGTGCCGCACTCGCGGCTCGGCACCTTCTGGGCGCTGCGCAACGCCATTGGCGGCCTCCTCGCGCTCGGCGCCGGGGTGGTGCTCAGGTACATCCTCGAGTCCGACCTGAGCTTCCCCAACAACTTCGGGCTCATACTGCTGCTCGGCTCCGTGCTGTCGGCCATCGCCTACGCGAGCTTCTCGCTCGTCAAGGAGCCGCCCGGCGTGCCCGGCCTCCGGCGGAGGCTGGCGGGCATGCTGCGCGACATCCCCGGCATACTCCGCGCCGACGTCAGCCTGAGGCGCTTCCTGCGCGTCCGCTTCCTCGGCCTTGCCACGCTCTTGGCCGAGCCGTTCTACGCCGTGTACGCCATCAGCAAGATCGGCGCGCCCGACGCCGCGCTGGGCACGTACGTCATCGCGGCCACCGCGGCCGCCGTCATCGGCAACCTCGTCTTCGGGCTGCTCTCGAACCGTGGGCTGAACGTGACCGTCATCCAGATCGGCTACGCGTTGCTCCTCGCCGCTCCCCTCTGCGCCGTGTTCATCCGCGACTGGCGCTGGTTCGCGCTGGTGTTCGTCCTGTCGGCCGTGGGCAACGCCGGCGTGGGGATCGGGGCGGCCAACCTGCTGTACGCCATCGCGCCCCTCGACGACCGCGCCCTATACATCGGCCTGTCGAACACGGTGCTGACCGTCCCGAGCCTGGCGCCGGTGCTGGCGGGCGCGCTGCTGGCGTGGTTCCAGATGCCGGTGATGTTCCTCGTGGCGGCCGGCGTCGGC
The Trueperaceae bacterium DNA segment above includes these coding regions:
- a CDS encoding ZIP family metal transporter; the protein is MDGLLDLFVRLAGPNPIWQGLWGGVIITTFNLVGALLVLVWRHPTRRALDGALGFAAGVMLSASFTSLILPGVEIGGLLPVVIGMSLGVVVLDSADAWVPHVHVLVTGRRRPDAAQEAGADAPRRSGMSGVLLFIVAITLHNMPEGLAVGVGFGGGNLSDALALMFAIGIQNVPEGLAVAVAARNAGMGSLWYAAFTGIRAGVVEIPLALVGAWAVHVMAPILPYAMGFAAGAMLFVILDEIVPETHGHGHERIATLGTMFGVVIMLVLDVALG
- a CDS encoding phosphatidate cytidylyltransferase; this encodes MLREALLGRVAFVGYYLVMVAVLFAARRLFGLSGELFRKLFHISVAASVFVLLHAFQTWYLAALAAVGFGTVVYGVMFFLERYPGVMRALEERRPGEIRSSLAVMFFTIAALIALGWGWLGPGSKYMVIVPVMAWGFGDAAAALVGKRWGRRRLRGRWLDGKKTAEGTLAMVAFATAAAFLTLLGYTGWPWHVCLAVAVLVAPVAALTELVTRNGMDTITVPFATFAWLLVVTRLFALAGVV
- a CDS encoding cation transporter, with protein sequence MSSSATQIADAIRRTVEFAALVTGWWVFRARKGVPDEQARRRLERRAETSVSVALACSGLAMLAVGGYRFFEYEPGGNVTVGLLVAFLGAGVNAGFWLRYTRLLRVAGDAVIAAQRRLYRAKTFVDLVVTAALLSVALIPTHPATHYVDTLGSVVVAGYLLQQALGSRRAGAARLRVGRG
- a CDS encoding MFS transporter, translated to MGLSPRVKYRNFVLGVANGVFVNVGDAFLHSGLVLAPFLAALGAAPVIIGLVPAIKVGGWYLPQLLVASRISHEPMKLRFYHFTSTVRSVALLAMTLAVFFVGARQPSLVVLIVLVMLTVNAIAGGVGGVPFADVTAKIVPHSRLGTFWALRNAIGGLLALGAGVVLRYILESDLSFPNNFGLILLLGSVLSAIAYASFSLVKEPPGVPGLRRRLAGMLRDIPGILRADVSLRRFLRVRFLGLATLLAEPFYAVYAISKIGAPDAALGTYVIAATAAAVIGNLVFGLLSNRGLNVTVIQIGYALLLAAPLCAVFIRDWRWFALVFVLSAVGNAGVGIGAANLLYAIAPLDDRALYIGLSNTVLTVPSLAPVLAGALLAWFQMPVMFLVAAGVGAATLALSFRFGSLREADRRALGLSRAAPADEPEAPEPG
- a CDS encoding J domain-containing protein → MNEAYRRGLADGERAVRAGLEAQRAAEQRAANQAGYRAGAAATTVGTAGVAGGGGRPASGRPTSRAEALAILGLPGDATAAAVEERYRELRAAGHPDAVRSKRLPAAVVAFAEEHFKLVGEAYDLLRR
- a CDS encoding class I fructose-bisphosphate aldolase; translated protein: MNPKIVELLGAEADALLAYEARGIDKSRLHLPGPDFVTRVFGQSDRSPRVLRSLQTLYDHGRLAGTGYMSILPVDQGVEHSAGASFSKNPDYFDPEKIVELAVEGGCNAVASTFGVLGLVARKYAHRIPFIVKLNHNELLTYPMKYGQVMFGTVDEAYDLGAVAVGATIYFGGADSDREIVEVAEAFAYAHELGLATVLWCYTRNDAFKVGGVDYHASADLTGQANHLGVTIEADIVKQKLPDVNGGFKAVGFGRTDPRMYGELVPDAHPIEMVRWQVANSYMGRIGLINSGGASGADDFAEAVRTAVLNKRAGGTGLITGRKAFQRPMAEGVKLLNLIQDVYLDEDVTVA